One Cyclopterus lumpus isolate fCycLum1 chromosome 7, fCycLum1.pri, whole genome shotgun sequence DNA window includes the following coding sequences:
- the tmem82 gene encoding transmembrane protein 82 isoform X2, producing the protein MFSFIASLSPTSYFLPGWFTLDANPVTSLLQGLIGACGISVLCSLMRLHLFLEEESWSDTKDASSERTPSHQRRAHSGLVEKLQFLLVTGTLAVVGSRVASLVVLEFCIRAVSGLATAGPDSNKCVQQLLVQSQFSLGCALSCSLHFLHEGAAQRWLCLLLAAALSWFLARQATLLLRHVLSLYRLHSSQRYCGICISLLTAGRRLMPALCRAVCIAFSVAAVAAVAVINQHFLSASEALRFWTPLTICYTLLVVYMQEEQHRQPGGQAVLNTVVVRLGGLMVLMLTVGRWADVLHILMCFLGEASCLIPTKDLLDAALSQKEEDATHYTRGEPRRRPQTQEKEHRR; encoded by the exons ATGTTTTCCTTTATCGCGTCGCTCAGTCCGACTTCCTACTTCCTACCGGGGTGGTTCACTCTCGATGCAAATCCAGTGACGAGTTTACTTCAAG GACTGATCGGTGCTTGTGGCATCTCGGTGCTCTGCTCCCTGATGAGACTGCACCTGTTTCtagaagaggagag TTGGAGTGACACAAAGGACGCATCGAGCGAGAGGACACCCAGTCACCAGAGGAGAGCTCACTCTGGACTCGTTGAGAAGCTCCAGTTTCTGCTCGTGACCGGGACGCTGGCCGTGGTGGGCTCCCGCGTGGCCTCCCTGGTGGTGCTGGAGTTTTGTATTCGAGCCGTCTCCGGATTGGCCACAGCAGGACCT GActcaaataaatgtgtgcagcagctgctggtTCAAAGCCAGTTCTCCCTCGGCTGTGCCTTAAGCTGCAGTCTGCACTTTCTCCACGAGGGGGCGGCGCAGCGCTGGCTGTGCCTGCTGCTGGCCGCGGCGCTCAGCTGGTTCCTAGCGAGGCAGGCCACGCTGCTGCTGCGCCACGTCCTGTCTCTGTACAGACTCCACAGCTCACAGCGCTACTGCGGCATTTGCATCAGCCTCCTCACGGCGGGCCGCCGCCTGATGCCCGCTCTGTGCAGGGCCGTGTGCATCGCCTTCTCCGTGGCGGCGGTGGCCGCGGTGGCGGTCATCAACCAGCACTTTCTCTCTGCATCCGAGGCCCTCAGGTTTTGGACACCGCTGACTATCTGCTACACACTGCTGGTTGTGTACATGCAGG aggagcagcaccGTCAGCCCGGCGGCCAGGCGGTGCTGAACACGGTGGTGGTGCGTCTCGGCGGTTTGATGGTCCTGATGCTGACTGTTGGACGCTGGGCTGACGTGCTCCACATCCTAATGTGCTTCCTGGGTGAGGCCAGCTGTCTAATCCCCACTAAGGATCTGCTCGATGCCGCATTATCGCAG AAGGAAGAGGATGCCACACACTACACAAGAGGAGAGCCTCGACGAAGACCACAGACACAAGAGAAGGAGCATCGGAGATAG
- the mad2l2 gene encoding mitotic spindle assembly checkpoint protein MAD2B: MTTLTRQDLNFGQVVADILCEFLEVAIHLILYVREVYPSGIFQKRKKYNVPVQMSCHPELNQYIQDTLYCVKPLIEKNDAEKVAVVIMDKEHHPVERFVFEISQPPLLSISSDTLLSHVEQLLRAFILKISVCDAVLNNNPPGCSFTVLVHTRDAATRNMEKVQVIKDFPWIVADEQEVHMQEPRLIPLKTMTSDIVKMQLYVEERAQKT; encoded by the exons ATGACAACTTTAACGAGGCAAGATCTCAATTTTGGACAAG TGGTTGCTGACATCCTGTGTGAGTTCCTGGAGGTCGCCATTCATCTCATCCTGTACGTCCGCGAAGTTTATCCCTCGGGAATATTccagaagagaaagaaatacaatgtGCCCGTGCAG ATGTCATGTCACCCGGAGCTGAATCAATATATCCAAGATACACTTTATTGTGTGAAGCCTCTCATTGAGAAG AATGATGCAGAGAAGGTTGCGGTGGTCATCATGGACAAAGAGCATCATCCAGTCGAGAGATTTGTGTTTGAGATTTCCCAACCTCCACTACTGTCCAtcag CTCGGACACGTTACTGTCTCACGTGGAGCAGCTGCTGAGGGCGTTCATCCTGAAGATCAGCGTGTGTGATGCAGTTTTAAATAATAACCCACCAG GGTGTTCATTTACAGTGCTGGTACACACCAGAGATGCTGCTACACGCAACATGGAGAAGGTTCAAGTCATCAAG gattTTCCATGGATAgtcgctgacgagcaggaggtCCACATGCAGGAGCCGAGACTCATCCCACTAAAGACCATGACGTCTGACATCGTGAAA ATGCAGCTCTACGTAGAAGAGAGGGCCCAGAAAACGTAG
- the LOC117733202 gene encoding solute carrier family 25 member 45: protein MPFIEFIAGSVSGALGLAVGYPLDTMKVRLQAQSAYQGILHCMSKTYSNEGLRGFYKGMAFPVLTTGITNSVVFGSYSNALYYLTQSRHRGLDQGKPASAPQVFAAGCFSGMMQVCVNAPIDLVKVCLQGQTTVQRYRGPVHCVTVILREEGPKGLFRGGLAIALRDIPSYGLYFLPYEVTRKALTQSGEEPGTFATMMAGGMAGVVTWAFATPMDVVKARLQMSRAGGREYRGVLHCMRVSFREEGARVFFKGLLLNSLRAFPVNAVMFLSYESLMSMYCPPTT, encoded by the exons ATGCCTTTTATTGAATTCATAGCCGGGAGTGTTTCcg GTGCGCTGGGACTGGCAGTCGGATATCCATTAGACACCATGAAG GTGCGCCTGCAGGCCCAGTCTGCTTATCAAGGGATACTTCACTGTATGTCTAAAACATACTCCAACGAAGGG CTCCGGGGGTTCTACAAGGGCATGGCATTCCCAGTGCTGACAACTGGCATCACCAACTCTGTTGTTTTTGGCTCTTACAGTAACGCCTTGTATTACCTCACTCAGTCTCGGCACAGGGGCCTCGATCAGGGCAAACCGGCCTCCGCTCCGCAGGTCTTCGCTGCCGGCTGTTTCTCAGGCATGATGCAG gtgtgtgttaacGCACCCATTGACCTGGTGAAGGTGTGTCTCCAGGGTCAAACAACCGTTCAGAGATACCGTGGGCCTGTTCATTGTGTCACCGTCAtcctgagggaggagggaccCAAGGGTCTGTTCAGGGGAGGGCTGGCCATCGCCCTGAGGGACATACCCTCCTACGGACTCTACTTTTTACCTTACGAAGTCACCCGAAAGGCCTTGACCCAGAGCGGCGAAGAGCCAG GTACGTTCGCAACCATGATGGCCGGCGGCATGGCGGGCGTGGTGACCTGGGCCTTTGCCACGCCCATGGACGTGGTTAAAGCCCGGCTCCAGATGTCAAGGGCCGGCGGCAGGGAGTACAGAGGGGTCCTCCACTGCATGAGAGTGAGCTTCAGGGAGGAGGGAGCGAGGGTCTTTTTCAAAGGCCTCCTGCTGAACAGCCTGAGGGCTTTCCCCGTCAACGCCGTCATGTTCCTCAGCTACGAGAGTCTGATGAGCATGTACTGTCCACCGACCACATGA
- the tmem82 gene encoding transmembrane protein 82 isoform X1, with amino-acid sequence MFSFIASLSPTSYFLPGWFTLDANPVTSLLQGLIGACGISVLCSLMRLHLFLEEESWSDTKDASSERTPSHQRRAHSGLVEKLQFLLVTGTLAVVGSRVASLVVLEFCIRAVSGLATAGPDSNKCVQQLLVQSQFSLGCALSCSLHFLHEGAAQRWLCLLLAAALSWFLARQATLLLRHVLSLYRLHSSQRYCGICISLLTAGRRLMPALCRAVCIAFSVAAVAAVAVINQHFLSASEALRFWTPLTICYTLLVVYMQEEQHRQPGGQAVLNTVVVRLGGLMVLMLTVGRWADVLHILMCFLGEASCLIPTKDLLDAALSQVSGSPLEAARGLKTPSVRRDPGTGAEYQCVRQAWVPG; translated from the exons ATGTTTTCCTTTATCGCGTCGCTCAGTCCGACTTCCTACTTCCTACCGGGGTGGTTCACTCTCGATGCAAATCCAGTGACGAGTTTACTTCAAG GACTGATCGGTGCTTGTGGCATCTCGGTGCTCTGCTCCCTGATGAGACTGCACCTGTTTCtagaagaggagag TTGGAGTGACACAAAGGACGCATCGAGCGAGAGGACACCCAGTCACCAGAGGAGAGCTCACTCTGGACTCGTTGAGAAGCTCCAGTTTCTGCTCGTGACCGGGACGCTGGCCGTGGTGGGCTCCCGCGTGGCCTCCCTGGTGGTGCTGGAGTTTTGTATTCGAGCCGTCTCCGGATTGGCCACAGCAGGACCT GActcaaataaatgtgtgcagcagctgctggtTCAAAGCCAGTTCTCCCTCGGCTGTGCCTTAAGCTGCAGTCTGCACTTTCTCCACGAGGGGGCGGCGCAGCGCTGGCTGTGCCTGCTGCTGGCCGCGGCGCTCAGCTGGTTCCTAGCGAGGCAGGCCACGCTGCTGCTGCGCCACGTCCTGTCTCTGTACAGACTCCACAGCTCACAGCGCTACTGCGGCATTTGCATCAGCCTCCTCACGGCGGGCCGCCGCCTGATGCCCGCTCTGTGCAGGGCCGTGTGCATCGCCTTCTCCGTGGCGGCGGTGGCCGCGGTGGCGGTCATCAACCAGCACTTTCTCTCTGCATCCGAGGCCCTCAGGTTTTGGACACCGCTGACTATCTGCTACACACTGCTGGTTGTGTACATGCAGG aggagcagcaccGTCAGCCCGGCGGCCAGGCGGTGCTGAACACGGTGGTGGTGCGTCTCGGCGGTTTGATGGTCCTGATGCTGACTGTTGGACGCTGGGCTGACGTGCTCCACATCCTAATGTGCTTCCTGGGTGAGGCCAGCTGTCTAATCCCCACTAAGGATCTGCTCGATGCCGCATTATCGCAGGTCAGTGGTTCTCCCCTGGAAGCCGCACGCGGGCTGAAAACGCCTTCTGTCCGCCGGGACCCCGGAACTGGGGCGGAATATCAATGTGTGCGTCAGGCGTGGGTCCCAGGATGA